The nucleotide sequence TGATGCACAACTACATCGAAGAAGCGACCAAGCGCGGGATGTACGTCCTCGTCGACTGGCACCAGCTCAAGCCCGGCGACCCGAACGCGAACACCCACCTCGCCAAGACGTTCTTCACCGAGATCGCCCAGCGGCACAAGGACAAGGTCAACATCATCTACGACGTCGCGAACGAACCGAACGGCGTCAGCTGGGCGGACGTGAAACGCTACGCCGAAGAGGTCATCCCGGTGATCCGCGCCCAGGACCCGGACAGCGTCGTCTTCCTCGGGACGCACGGCTGGTCGACCTTCGGCATTTCCGACGGCCGCGACGAGAACGACATCCTGAACAACCCGGTGCGGGCCACCAACATCATGTACACATTCCACTTCTACGCGGCGTCGCACCAGGACGAGCACTACGACGCCTTGGCGCGGACGGCCGACAAGCTCCCGGTGTTCGTCACGGAATTCGGCACCCAGACCTACACGGGTGACGGCGGGAACGACTTCACCTACTCGCAGAAGTACCTGGATCTGCTGGCCGCCAAGAAGATCGGCTGGGCGAACTGGAACTTCTCCGACGACTTCCGCTCCGGTGCCGTGTTCAAGACCGGAACCTGCGCCGGGAACTCCTTCACCGGCACTTCGATGCTGAAGCCCGCCGGTGTCTGGGTGCGGGACCGCATTCGCACGCCGGACGACTTCCCGACCGGCTGACCTCTCGCATTTCGTCCTCTGGATGCGGTACTTGCACGCGCAAGGACCGCATCCAGAGGACTAATCGCGGTCAGACAGCCAGGCGTCGATCTCTTGGTGGATCGAACGCTTGAGCTCGGCGGGCGCGAAGGACGCGTCGACGGACGCCCGGGCGAGGCCGGCGAGCGCGAGGTCGTCGTAGGCGAACGCCTCACGAGTGCGCAGGAACTCGTCGGTCAGCGTCGTCCCGGTCACCGAAGGAACGTCGGTGCTGAGCGTGACCACGAGCCCGGCGTCGATCAGCCGGGAGAGCGGGTGTTCCTCGAACGAGGGAACGAGCCCGAGCGTCACGTTCGACGACGGGCAGACCTCCAGCGCGATACCGCGTTCCCGCACCTCGGCGACCAGCGCGACGTCCTCCAGGATCCGGATGCCGTGGCCGATCCGTTCGCTGTGGCCGACCTCCAGCGCCTCGCGGATGCTGGCCGGGCCGGCGTCCTCGCCCGCGTGGTGGATCAGGTGGAGCCCCGCCTCCTCTGCCTCGTCACAGATCCCGGCGAACGGCGCGAGCGGGTACTTCTCCTCCCCGGCGAGCCCGATGGCGAACACCCCGTCCGGCGCGTACCGGCGGGCGAGGTCGAGGGTGAGCCGGGCACGTTCGACCGGACGGCGGCGCGAGTGATCCAGCAGAACCCGCCAGTGGAGCCCGGATTCGGCCGCTCCCGTCGAGAGTCCTTTGAGGACCGACGCCAGCGGCATGTCCGGTTCGCCCAGTCGTTCGCCGTGCGAAGCCGCCGTGAAGGTGACCTCGGCGTAGCGGACGCCGTCCGCGACCTGGTCTTCACAGAACTCCCGCGCCACCCGTTCGAAGTCCTCCGGCCTCCGCAGGCAGGACCGCAGCAGCCCGTTGTAGTCACCGAACGCGCGGAAGCCGTCGAACACGGGTTGTTCCGCTGGTACGGCGATGCCGTTCGCCTCGCCGATGTCACGGAGCGTGTCCGGCCGGATGGTGCTTTCGAGGTGGACGTGCAGATGGGCCTTGGGCAGCAGAGAAAGATCCCGCATGAGGTCGAATTTAGTGGTCCCGGCCCTCGTCGCGCGCCCCGTTTTCGGCGGCCGGGTATCCGAAATGAGTGATTCGGCTCGCCGCGGGGAACCCTGGGGACACCACCGGTCGTTAGCAGGACACCAGACGACCCCGAGGAAAGGGACCACAGTGCCTCTACTGCGGAAGTTGACCGCCCTGGCCGGCACCGCCGGGGCCGTGCGCGCCTACGTGCGGAAGAACCCCGAGAAGGTCTCCAAGGTCGTGAACAAGGCCGCGACCTTCGTCGACCACAAGACCAAGGGCAAGTACCACAGCCAGATCGACGGCGCGGTACGCAAGGTCGACGGGATGACCGGGCGGCCGCCGCGCCGGCCTTACGAGCACTAGGCGTCGGCTAGCGTCTCGAGGATCTGCTCGCCGTATTTCGCGAGCTTGTTCTCGCCGACGCCGCTGACGGTACCCAGCTCCTGCAGCGTGGTGGGCCGTTTGGTGGCGATCTGGCGCAGGGTCGCGTCGTGGAAGATCACGTACGCGGGCACACCCTGTTCCTTCGCCGCCGCGGCCCGCCACGAGCGCAGCAGTTCGAACACCGGCGCCGCCTCGGCGGGCATGTCGGCGGCCGCGGCCTTCTTCGCGCTGGAGCGGGCCGCGGCCTTCGCCGCCCGCTCCGGCTCGCGCCGCAGCTGGACCTTCCGCTCCCCGTTCAACACCTCGGCGCTGCCCTCGGTCAGCACCAGCGAGCCGTAGTCGCCCTCGACCGCGGCGAGCCCCTGCGCCAGCAGCTGCCGCACCACGGCCCGCCACTCTGGCTCCTTCAGCTCCG is from Amycolatopsis lurida and encodes:
- the add gene encoding adenosine deaminase, which codes for MRDLSLLPKAHLHVHLESTIRPDTLRDIGEANGIAVPAEQPVFDGFRAFGDYNGLLRSCLRRPEDFERVAREFCEDQVADGVRYAEVTFTAASHGERLGEPDMPLASVLKGLSTGAAESGLHWRVLLDHSRRRPVERARLTLDLARRYAPDGVFAIGLAGEEKYPLAPFAGICDEAEEAGLHLIHHAGEDAGPASIREALEVGHSERIGHGIRILEDVALVAEVRERGIALEVCPSSNVTLGLVPSFEEHPLSRLIDAGLVVTLSTDVPSVTGTTLTDEFLRTREAFAYDDLALAGLARASVDASFAPAELKRSIHQEIDAWLSDRD
- a CDS encoding antitoxin — encoded protein: MPLLRKLTALAGTAGAVRAYVRKNPEKVSKVVNKAATFVDHKTKGKYHSQIDGAVRKVDGMTGRPPRRPYEH